A region of Saccharomyces kudriavzevii IFO 1802 strain IFO1802 genome assembly, chromosome: 14 DNA encodes the following proteins:
- the FMP41 gene encoding Fmp41p (similar to Saccharomyces cerevisiae FMP41 (YNL168C); ancestral locus Anc_2.85), which yields MGYNYLKAAKKIVCIGRNYAAHIKELNNSTPKQPFFFLKPASSIVTPLSSSLIKVKRPTDSSFNGLNEDGTNPGPIFIPRGVKVHHEIELALVMKKHLSNVTRMEPEEVYDSISGVALALDLTARNVQDEAKRKGLPWTISKGFDTFMPISAMVSRDKFSTYKSNLQDIFRVKCSVNGELRQDGGTELMLHPFHKILQHISTMISLEPGDVILTGTPAGVGELKSGDRVHCELLQNNEKLADMEFECENRPGPYEFRET from the coding sequence ATGGGTTACAATTATCTAAAGGCAGCTAAAAAAATCGTATGCATTGGGCGTAACTATGCTGCGCatatcaaagaattgaacAACTCAACTCCAAAACAaccattctttttcctAAAACCGGCCTCAAGTATAGTGACtccattatcatcatcgttaATCAAGGTCAAGAGACCTACAGATTCCAGTTTCAATGGGCTGAATGAAGACGGAACTAATCCAGGGCCCATATTCATCCCACGTGGTGTGAAGGTTCATCATGAGATTGAACTGGCATTGGTCATGAAGAAACACTTGTCCAACGTCACTCGGATGGAACCTGAGGAAGTTTATGACTCCATTAGTGGTGTGGCTCTGGCGTTGGACCTTACCGCAAGGAACGTGCAAGATGAAGCAAAAAGGAAGGGTTTACCTTGGACTATAAGTAAAGGATTTGACACTTTCATGCCAATATCTGCTATGGTTTCCCGCGATAAGTTTTCAACTTACAAATCGAACTTGCAAGATATTTTCAGAGTCAAATGCTCCGTCAACGGAGAGTTGAGACAAGACGGTGGCACTGAGCTAATGTTGCACCCATTCCACAAAATCTTGCAACACATATCTACCATGATATCCCTCGAACCCGGTGATGTTATATTGACTGGTACACCAGCTGGCGTAGGTGAGTTGAAATCCGGCGACCGTGTCCATTGTGAGCTGTTGCAAAATAATGAGAAACTTGCCGATATGGAATTCGAATGTGAAAATCGTCCGGGTCCATATGAATTTAGGGAGACTTAA
- the PSD1 gene encoding phosphatidylserine decarboxylase 1 (similar to Saccharomyces cerevisiae PSD1 (YNL169C); ancestral locus Anc_2.83) has product MSIMPVKNALAQGRTLLMGRMPAVKFSTRMQLRNRTAVLWNRKFSTRLFVQQRRSSGEIVDRAKAAAANSGRKQVSMKWVVLTSFTIVLGTILLVSRNDTTGEEEATENKKGRRTRKIKIFNNNWFFFCYSTLPLNAMSRLWGQVNSLTLPVWVRPWGYRLYSFLFGVNLDEMEDPDLTHYANLSEFFYRNIKPGTRPVAEGENIIASPSDGKILQIGIINSETGEIEQVKGMTYSIKEFLGTHSHPLMSKSESSLDLTSDEEKHREFAKINKLQIAGSEGTEQPLISIKNEGDQSVEEFKPSVSKNVHLLSQLSLNYFSNNFSCSEPHNTELFFAVIYLAPGDYHHFHSPTDWVCRVRRHFPGDLFSVAPYFQRNFPNLFVLNERVALLGSWKYGFFSMTPVGATNVGSIKLNFDQEFVTNSKSDKHLEPHTCYQAVYQNASKILGGMPLVKGEEMGGFELGSTVVLCFEAPTDFEFNVKVGDKVKMGQNLGIIGDKNPN; this is encoded by the coding sequence ATGTCGATCATGCCAGTTAAGAATGCTTTGGCGCAAGGAAGGACGCTCCTCATGGGGAGGATGCCTGCTGTAAAATTTTCCACAAGAATGCAATTAAGAAACAGAACCGCTGTGCTATGGAATAGAAAGTTTTCGACCCGTCTTTTCGTCCAACAACGACGTAGTTCTGGCGAGATTGTGGACCGTGCTAAGGCTGCTGCCGCAAATAGCGGTAGAAAACAGGTCTCTATGAAGTGGGTGGTACTGACGAGTTTCACCATCGTTCTGGGAACCATTTTGTTGGTCTCAAGGAATGATACCACAGGCGAAGAAGAGGCTACAGAGAATaagaaaggaagaagaacaagaaaaatcaaaatatttaACAATAactggttttttttctgctATTCCACTTTACCTTTAAATGCAATGTCTCGACTATGGGGTCAAGTTAATTCCCTTACATTGCCTGTCTGGGTTAGACCATGGGGTTACAGGTTATATTCTTTCCTATTCGGAGTTAATTTGGACGAAATGGAAGATCCTGATTTGACACATTATGCAAACTTATCGGAATTCTTTTATCGTAATATAAAACCGGGCACACGTCCAGTAGCAGAAGGTGAAAACATCATTGCCTCACCTAGTGATGGGAAGATTTTACAAATTGGCATAATCAACTCTGAAACTGGTGAGATCGAGCAAGTCAAGGGTATGACATACTCTATCAAAGAATTCCTCGGTACTCATTCCCATCCTTTAATGTCAAAGAGTGAATCTAGTTTGGATCTGACTTCTGATGAGGAAAAGCACAGAGAGTTCGCTAAGATAAATAAGTTACAAATAGCAGGTTCCGAGGGTACAGAACAGCCTCTTATCAGTATAAAAAATGAGGGCGACCAATCTGTTGAAGAATTTAAACCAAGTGTCTCCAAAAACGTGCATCTTTTAAGTCAACTTTCTTTAAACTACTTCTCTAATAACTTTTCGTGCTCAGAGCCTCATAATAcagaacttttttttgccgTCATTTATTTGGCACCCGGTGATTACCATCATTTTCACTCCCCAACTGACTGGGTTTGTAGGGTTCGCCGGCATTTCCCAGGTGATTTGTTCTCTGTTGCACCTTACTTTCAGCGCAATTTCCCTAATCTTTTTGTCCTGAATGAAAGGGTCGCTCTATTGGGTAGTTGGAAATATGGTTTCTTCAGTATGACGCCTGTTGGCGCAACAAATGTTGGTTCTATCAAGCTAAATTTTGATCAAGAATTTGTGACAAATTCTAAAAGCGATAAGCACTTAGAACCGCACACCTGTTATCAGGCAGTTTATCAGAATGCAAGTAAGATATTAGGGGGGATGCCTTTGGTTAAGGGTGAAGAAATGGGAGGGTTTGAATTGGGTAGTACTGTTGTACTTTGTTTTGAGGCTCCAACTGACTTTGAATTTAATGTTAAGGTTGGCGATAAAGTTAAAATGGGACAGAATTTAGGTATTATTGGAGATAAGAATCCGAATTAA
- the APC1 gene encoding anaphase promoting complex subunit 1 (similar to Saccharomyces cerevisiae APC1 (YNL172W); ancestral locus Anc_2.82), with protein sequence MTSKPSIGNDRSSRKTHIGEGWDDAPEWQLQDSITNRPEGINGDVWLSRDGRRVKWSIEDHCVRQFAYSQKIIKAGYIDFEKTADCFVVVLSDTAHVYSLSKGNSSTVCFPFLIGNAFWYANGVILERDTSAFCMDGVNEYRPMEFDLSRKYITLTDPMTPFGLISITNTFKGGINSASGNKNDCLQDLQLVLFPGDKEKHIAVFLDRDSRVLRFYYSRILSSDQSRKGELTSSSTKKFGFDTGSNSQKTGGITKDLRKFSLLTRRSTSINSNSHDFNATERILSGNLSNAPARTDIFALPSSSSRRSLSATLDRMGNNITLNNRATPSPLFDFSANAAAHANITPVSQPMQQQQQEYLNQTATSSKDIVLTEISSMKLPDNITFTSQRLSSILNTLKFLSLRFGSKEALLILHEPTHFCKIWLIDLLQDVLDSIPFKIYGNSPQNMIRLENLKIKDSSRIKAMHIHKRLEGCLILVLKKLKGREYESFLYNPFIKISSPFKNVSKEFIKQNFAPSLQQHFPYPETSFTKLCFEALKYITSPAFNVSFIFLWQFAYSFLLSKVDNAVGNLKLEHDAFSLILSLLILPIPDSSTQEYHEYNEIYENELFQQLKRNPETTSSVLPKIVIGLHLIREEYSLNVLCRTEHALLGQFLIFATAAMGWPELWQMYYLPNVDLESKSFLLPAEQNSAFVHPLDEPPSITKSLYSITENTSIPLCPFISFSRLAATDTRVELHITPRSFKILGLYELVHSANFLPDYILGILSSLKIDKSELQTYPLGILVPLQNILRILEDRLSEVQDNLEMLDRADLQRCSAIIKSIKNNSKEFIKRGQKDNSILCKLPVARDTGSLCKKPDDIYSVLSEIVKCASQVPRDGSAMRMSNIQDDEDIDEGRFLKLNAGLIFSEDKRFTHVVSLLAYYRPTQTQFFTTKIDYAQVLAQKKYFAKIMALRTCTNGIGWGAVAYATEKPISTQKWVVQPLNMISVFPDDTKIGVKVPEDIGHDVVKWGQFHAGVSSGLRISKKANGITGSWIAFNKPKELDAYHGGFLLGLGLSGHLKNLEEWHIYNYLSPRNTHISIGLLLGMSSSMKGSMDSKLIKVISVHLVAFLPSGSSDLNIDLKLQTAGIIGMGMLYLNSRHKRMSDSIFAQLVSLLNVNDEMVADEEYRLAAGISLGLINLGAGQTKSNEWNSSLLRLGHHLPQDIYYSSDVEQNTMNEELTTKLLEIIVSTYDVENDRIPENSQIGAVMAIMFLFLKSNNIEIANVLKVDLRAILKSNVNTRPELLMYREWASSMILWDNIGDDVSFIMKDVSTDGKFGELNTDLLPTYYTMAGRILAMGIRFASSGNLKIRNVLLLIVDKFLPFYQYPGKQNLDFRLTISVINVLVDVTIVSLSMVMCASGDLEVLRRVKYLHEVVSGPHSDLFQVIPTSKSNGAGASQSSLNANTPGNNDYTDERNDEITASLDDERSMNGSDISDPTAFLEDKKDMDDHYGKFISTNLALGFLFLGSGQYALNISTLESIAFLIMSVLPTYTTPHPLQELKHFWSMAVEPRCLVIKDISTGDPVNKVPIELVVEKDIEKDEVIKEMLTPCLLPDFSKISSIRVKMHDYFPLEINFTKDFSASDFFSSGTIIYIQKKSESIFEDKASFKNTEDIHVALKKKVAESKSYRKLIPKTKRGTSSPSQLVESLGIQDLTMVELDTILNPENNTALTDSESYNLGLLCSDKNSGDVLDCQLELWYKSFGPHAD encoded by the coding sequence atgaCTTCTAAACCATCTATTGGGAATGATCGTTCATCAAGGAAAACCCATATTGGCGAAGGTTGGGATGATGCTCCCGAGTGGCAGCTGCAAGATAGTATTACAAACAGGCCAGAAGGTATAAACGGAGATGTTTGGCTGTCGAGAGATGGAAGGCGCGTGAAATGGTCCATTGAAGACCATTGCGTACGTCAGTTTGCGTACAGCcagaagattatcaagGCTGGCTACAtcgattttgaaaagacagCGGATTGCTTCGTGGTGGTACTCTCTGATACTGCGCATGTCTATTCTTTATCAAAGGGAAATTCTTCGACAGTCTGTTTCCCGTTTCTGATAGGTAATGCGTTCTGGTACGCTAATGGGGTGATCTTGGAGAGAGATACCTCAGCTTTTTGCATGGATGGTGTCAACGAGTACAGACCCATGGAGTTCGATTTAAGTCGTAAATACATTACGTTGACGGATCCGATGACACCGTTTGGCTTGATTTCCATTACAAATACCTTCAAGGGCGGCATCAATAGTGCTTCAGGCAACAAAAACGATTGCTTGCAGGATTTGCAGCTTGTTCTTTTCCCCGGTGACAAGGAAAAACACATAGCAGTATTCCTAGACCGAGATTCCAGGGTTTTACGATTTTATTACAGTAGAATTCTATCATCAGATCAGTCAAGAAAGGGAGAGCTAACGAGCTCCTCGACGAAGAAATTTGGTTTCGACACCGGAAGCAATAGCCAAAAGACTGGCGGGATAACTAAGGATTTGCGTAAATTCTCACTTTTGACGCGCAGGTCAACATCTATAAACTCCAATTCGCACGATTTCAATGCGACTGAGAGGATCCTCAGCGGCAATTTAAGTAACGCTCCAGCCAGGACAGATATTTTTGCCCTACcgtcttcctcttcaagaagaagcttATCGGCAACCCTGGACAGGATGGGCAATAATATTACCTTGAACAATAGAGCCACACCATCTCCCCTTTTCGATTTTTCTGCCAATGCAGCGGCTCATGCGAATATAACCCCAGTGTCACAACCAatgcaacagcaacagcaggAATACTTAAACCAAACAGCAACTTCATCGAAGGATATCGTCTTGACAGAAATATCGTCTATGAAGTTGCCGGATAACATTACATTCACTTCCCAACGTTTGAGCTCTATACTGAACactttgaagtttttatCTTTGAGATTCGGAAGTAAAGAAGCCCTCTTGATACTTCATGAACCCACTCATTTTTGCAAAATTTGGTTGATTGACCTTTTACAAGATGTACTTGATTCCATTCCGTTCAAAATATATGGGAACTCACCACAAAACATGATCAGActggaaaatttaaaaatcaaagactcatcaagaataaaggCCATGCATATACATAAGCGCCTTGAAGGATGCCTAATTTTGgtgttgaaaaaactgaaagGGAGAGAATACGAATCGTTTTTATACAATCCCTTCATTAAAATTTCATCgcctttcaaaaatgtttcGAAAGAGTTCATTAAACAAAATTTTGCTCCCTCTTTGCAACAGCATTTTCCCTATCCCGAGACCAGCTTCACTAAGCTTTGCTTTGAAGCCCTTAAGTATATCACCTCCCCTGCGTTTAATGTTTCCTTTATATTTCTATGGCAATTTGCATATtcgtttcttctttcaaaggTTGACAATGCAGTTGGAAATTTGAAGTTAGAGCACGATGCCTTTTCACTAATTCTTTCTCTATTAATTTTGCCGATACCTGACTCTTCTACTCAGGAATATCACGAGTATAATGAAATATATGAAAATGAGTTATTTCAACAATTAAAGCGCAACCCGGAAACAACAAGTTCTGTACTGCCGAAGATTGTTATTGGATTACATTTAATACGAGAAGAATACTCCTTGAATGTCTTGTGTCGCACTGAACACGCATTGTTGGGGCAGTTTCTCATATTCGCTACTGCCGCTATGGGCTGGCCTGAATTATGGCAAATGTACTACTTACCCAACGTGGACCTAGAGTCAAAGAGTTTTCTACTTCCTGCGGAGCAGAACTCAGCGTTTGTCCATCCATTAGACGAGCCACCGTCCATTACCAAATCACTATATAGTATAACTGAAAACACTTCAATACCGTTATGTCCGTTCATTAGTTTCTCGAGGCTTGCAGCAACAGACACTCGGGTTGAATTGCACATCACCCCAAgaagtttcaaaattttaggGTTGTATGAACTTGTACACTCTGCAAATTTTCTACCGGATTACATCTTAGGTATTCTGTCCAGCTTAAAAATAGACAAAAGCGAACTACAAACATATCCGTTAGGTATTCTAGTCCCActacaaaatattttgagaaTTCTGGAGGATAGATTATCTGAAGTACAAGACAACTTAGAAATGCTCGACAGAGCTGATCTACAAAGATGTAGCGCAATAATCAAAagtataaaaaataattccaAAGAATTTATTAAGCGAGGCCAAAAAGATAATTCAATATTATGCAAATTGCCGGTCGCCAGAGATACAGGTTCTTTATGTAAGAAGCCCGACGATATATACTCAGTATTATCCGAGATCGTGAAGTGCGCAAGTCAAGTTCCTCGGGATGGATCTGCTATGAGGATGTCAAACATCCAGGACGATGAGGACATTGATGAGGGACGGTTCCTCAAGCTAAACGCAGGGCTaatattttcagaagatAAAAGATTCACCCATGTCGTATCATTGTTAGCGTACTATAGGCCAACTCAGACGCAATTCTTTACCACTAAGATTGATTATGCTCAAGTGCTGGCTCAAAAGAAGTATTTTGCTAAAATCATGGCCCTGAGAACCTGTACGAACGGCATTGGATGGGGGGCGGTAGCGTATGCAACAGAGAAACCTATATCTACGCAAAAATGGGTAGTTCAGCCTCTTAATATGATTTCAGTGTTCCCTGATGACACAAAAATAGGTGTGAAGGTCCCAGAAGATATCGGGCATGATGTCGTTAAGTGGGGGCAATTTCATGCCGGTGTTAGTTCTGGTCTCCGTATTTCCAAAAAGGCAAATGGGATCACGGGTAGTTGGATTGCCTTCAATAAACCAAAAGAACTAGATGCATACCATGGTGGTTTCCTTCTCGGGTTAGGACTTAGCGGACATTTAAAGAATTTAGAAGAGTGGCACATATACAATTACCTCAGTCCCAGAAATACTCATATAAGTATCGGATTACTTCTTGGAATGAGTTCAAGCATGAAAGGCAGTATGGACTCAAAGTTAATCAAAGTTATTAGTGTCCATCTTGTGGCCTTTTTGCCTAGCGGGTCTAGTGATTTGAATATTGATCTAAAATTACAAACTGCTGGTATTATAGGGATGGGCATGTTGTATCTCAACTCGAGGCATAAAAGAATGAGCGATTCAATTTTTGCACAGCTTGTTTCATTGCTCAATGTTAATGACGAAATGGTAGCTGATGAAGAATATCGATTAGCAGCAGGTATATCGTTGGGCCTTATAAATTTGGGAGCGGGTCAGACAAAATCTAACGAGTGGAACTCATCCTTATTAAGGCTGGGACACCATCTTCCCCAAgatatttattattctaGTGATGTTGAACAAAATACAATGAATGAAGAACTTACGACGAAGTTGTTGGAGATTATTGTCAGCACATATGATGTAGAAAACGATCGGATACCAGAAAACTCACAAATCGGTGCCGTGATGGCGATTATgtttctatttttgaagtcGAACAACATTGAGATTGCCAATGTGCTGAAAGTTGACTTAAGAGCAATTTTGAAGTCAAACGTTAATACTCGTCCCGAATTGTTAATGTACCGAGAATGGGCATCGAGCATGATTTTATGGGACAATATAGGCGATGACGTATCATTTATAATGAAAGATGTCAGCACTGACGGGAAATTTGGTGAACTCAATACCGATTTGCTTCCTACATATTATACTATGGCGGGAAGAATTCTAGCTATGGGAATTAGATTTGCTTCTTCtggaaatttgaaaatccGCAATGTCCTTCTTTTGATTGTTGATAagtttttgcctttttatCAATACCCCGGAAAGCAGAATCTCGATTTTAGGCTAACAATCTCTGTTATTAACGTTTTAGTTGACGTCACCATTGTGTCTTTGAGCATGGTTATGTGCGCTAGCGGCGATTTAGAAGTCTTGAGGAGAGTTAAATATCTACATGAAGTTGTGTCTGGTCCACATTCTGACTTATTCCAAGTAATCCCTACTTCTAAAAGCAATGGTGCGGGTGCATCACAGTCAAGTTTAAACGCTAATACCCCGGGGAATAATGACTACACTGATGAGAGAAACGATGAAATAACAGCATCTCTCGATGATGAAAGGTCCATGAATGGTAGTGACATTAGTGATCCGACGGcatttttggaagacaAAAAGGATATGGACGATCATTACGGTAAGTTCATTTCCACAAATCTTGCCTTgggttttcttttccttgggTCTGGGCAATACGCTCTCAATATTTCTACTTTAGAATCTATTGCCTTCTTAATTATGTCGGTTTTGCCTACGTATACAACTCCGCATCCCTTGCAAGAGTTAAAGCACTTTTGGAGCATGGCTGTAGAGCCTCGTTGTCTAGTAATCAAGGATATTTCTACTGGTGATCCAGTAAACAAAGTTCCTATTGAATTGGTGGTTGAgaaagatattgaaaaagatgaagtGATAAAAGAGATGTTGACACCATGTTTACTCCCCGATTTCTCTAAGATTAGTTCCATCAGGGTGAAAATGCATGATTATTTCCCATTAGAAATTAATTTTACTAAGGATTTTTCAGCctctgattttttcagtagTGGTACcattatttatatacaaaagaaatctGAAAGTATATTCGAAGATAAAGCATCGTTCAAGAACACAGAGGACATTCACGTAGCACTTAAGAAAAAGGTGGCAGAGTCCAAAAGTTACCGGAAGTTGATTCCAAAAACTAAGCGCGGAACTTCATCTCCGTCGCAACTAGTTGAAAGCTTGGGCATTCAAGATTTGACAATGGTGGAGCTTGATACCATTTTGAATCCTGAAAATAACACAGCATTAACGGATTCTGAATCTTATAACTTAGGTTTACTCTGCTCAGACAAAAATAGCGGAGATGTTTTGGATTGCCAACTTGAGTTGTGGTACAAAAGCTTTGGACCACATGCTGATTAA